GCGGAACAGGCCGGCAAGGGCGAGCAGGCGGCATGAAAGCGGAATTGTTGTTGCCGCTGCTGGGGCTGCAGGCCCTGCTCGGCGCGGGTACCTACTTCCAGACGGTGACCGGCTTCGGCCTGGGCATGATCGTGATGGGCGCCACCAGCGGGCTGGGCCTCGCGCCGGTGGCCACCGTGGCGGCCGTGGTCAGCCTGGTGACGCTGGCCAACAGCGCCTGCGCGCTGCCCGGCAAGTTCCAGCATATCGACTGGCGCGCCGTGGGCGCGGCCGCGATCGGCATCCTGCCCTCCGTGCTGGTGGGCGTGCTGGTGCTGGAGTACCTGAGTTCCAGCGCCGCCACGCTGCTGCAACTGCTGCTGGGCGCGGTGATCCTGTACGGCGGCCTGAGCGCCGCGTTCAAACCCGACCCGCTGCCGCGGCGCTCCGGCGATGGCAGCTTCTTCATGAGCGGCGTGTTCGGCGGGCTGCTGAGCGGCATGTTCGGCGTGTCCGGGCCGCCGCTGATCTTCC
This genomic interval from Cupriavidus oxalaticus contains the following:
- a CDS encoding sulfite exporter TauE/SafE family protein, translated to MKAELLLPLLGLQALLGAGTYFQTVTGFGLGMIVMGATSGLGLAPVATVAAVVSLVTLANSACALPGKFQHIDWRAVGAAAIGILPSVLVGVLVLEYLSSSAATLLQLLLGAVILYGGLSAAFKPDPLPRRSGDGSFFMSGVFGGLLSGMFGVSGPPLIFQFYRQPMKPVEIRCALILVFTVTSSVRTLFSAWQGQLDGAIWLQAALGVPVVVAATLLGRRFPPPFSPATTRRVAFGVLIGIGVSLMLPAISAWVR